A single window of Populus nigra chromosome 17, ddPopNigr1.1, whole genome shotgun sequence DNA harbors:
- the LOC133677355 gene encoding zinc finger A20 and AN1 domain-containing stress-associated protein 8-like — MESHDETGCQAPEGPILCINNCGFFGSAATMNMCSKCHKDIILNQQQAQLAASSIESIVNGNSSGNGKEPVVAGAVDVQAAPVEVKIISTEPSIASSKPSEMKAKEGPSRCTACRKRVGLTGFGCRCGNLFCAIHRYSDKHDCPFDYRTAARDAIAKANPVVKAEKLDKI; from the coding sequence ATGGAGTCTCATGATGAGACTGGATGCCAAGCTCCAGAGGGCCCCATCCTCTGCATTAACAACTGTGGCTTCTTTGGAAGTGCTGCTACCATGAACATGTGTTCCAAGTGCCACAAGGACATCATCCTGAACCAGCAACAAGCCCAACTGGCAGCATCATCCATTGAAAGCATTGTGAATGGAAACTCTAGTGGGAATGGAAAAGAACCTGTGGTTGCTGGTGCTGTTGATGTACAAGCTGCACCTGTAGAGGTGAAAATCATCTCCACAGAACCATCCATTGCTTCAAGCAAGCCTTCTGAGATGAAGGCAAAAGAGGGACCTAGTAGGTGTACCGCTTGCCGAAAGCGTGTTGGTTTAACAGGGTTCGGTTGTAGATGTGGAAACCTGTTCTGTGCAATTCATCGTTACTCTGACAAGCATGACTGTCCCTTTGATTATCGGACTGCTGCTCGTGATGCTATTGCTAAAGCCAACCCAGTTGTCAAGGCAGAGAAGCTTGATAAGATCTAA